A region of the Pseudomonas anguilliseptica genome:
TTGGCGCGTGATGGGCAGCTCAGCCCCTACCTAGCTGAGCGTGTCGAGCGTGCAAATGACCGCAAAAGCGCTGACCGCAGCCTGAGCGAACGCCCCCTTAAGCGTTGGCTGGCCGACTACCGCAAGCACGGCGAAGTGGCCCTGGCCCCGATTCGGCGCAAGCAGGATGTGACTATGCCGTCTTGGGCTCCGCTGTTCCTCAAGCATTATCAGCGGCCGCAAAAACCCAGCGTCGTGGCCGCCTATGAGGCCTTTAGCGCTGAATACCCTGGCGCACCTGGCATCCATGCGATTCGTCGCTACTTGGCCAAACTCTCGCCACAGCAGCGTGAGCATGGGCGCATGGGCGCGCATGCAATCAAGTCGCTCAAGGCAATGAAACGCCGCGCAGCCGACACGCTGTGGCCGAATGACGTGTGGGTGGCTGACGGCCACACCTTCGACGCCGAGGTGATCAACCCGCTGACCGGGCAAATATTCCGGCCAGAGGTGACGCTAATTATCGACTGGGGCACCCGGCGCATTGTCGGTTTCTCGGTCAACCTGGCCGAGTCGACCATTGCAACATTGGACGCCATTCGCGATAGCGTCAGCCGCTGCGGCATGTACAAAGTTTTCTATGTGGATAACGGCAGCGGCTTTGATAACGCCGTGGTGTACGAGGTTAATGACCGCCTAGTGAGCTGTCTGTAAAATTCGTTAATCCAATGCCGGGCCAGTATACTGCGCGCTCTATCGTCATGAATTGAGCTCCCATATGGCCCGGCCAGCAGCCCCATTCTTCTTGAGTCCCAGTGATGCCGACATGCTGCAAGGCTGGTTACGCATGGGATCGCTGCCTCAGAGCATCGGCCAGCGGGCCAGAATTCTGTTGCTGCTGGCCAACGGTCTCACGCCCAAGGAGATCAGCGAGCAGCTGCAAGTCTCTGCGCCAGTGGTCTTCAAATGGCGTAAACGCTACCAGGAGACCGGTCTGGAGGGGCTGAGTGACCTGCGGCGCAGTGGAGCGCCTCGCAAGCTCAACGAAGCGAAGATCAAGGAAATCCTGACGCTGACGACCCAGCGAGTCCCGCGCGAAGCTACCCACTGGAGCCTACGGTTGATGGCCAAGTACGCTGGGGTCAGCATCTGGCAGGTCGCACAGGTGTGGGCTGCTGCCGACCTCAAGCCGCACCGGTTGAAAACCTTCAAGATCAGTAACGACCCGCACTTTGCAGACAAAGTGGTCGATGTCGTCGGGCTCTATTTGAATCCGCCCGACAACGCCCTGGTGCTATCTGTTGACGAAAAAACACAGATCCAGGCGCTGGACCGCACACAGCCCATGCTGCCGCTCAAGCCCGGGCAGATTGAGCGGCGGACGCATGACTATAAGCGCCACGGTACGGCCAGTCTGTACGCAGCCTTTGACATCCTGACGGGTAAGGTCATCGGCCGTATCACCCAGCGGCACAGGGCCAAGGAGTTTTTGGAGTTCCTTCGACAGATCGACCGCAGCACTCCCGCCGAGCTGGACCTGCATGTAATTCTGGACAACAGCTCGACTCACAAGACCGCTGCCGTCAGGGAATGGCTGGAGAAGCATCCCCGTTTCAAGCTGCACTTCACACCGACCAGCGCCTCGTGGCTGAACGCCGTGGAGGGCTGGTTTGCGCAACTGGAAAGACGGGCGCTTTATCGTGATGCCTTCAGCAGCGTGGCTGACCTGAGAGCGGCGATACGTCGCTTCATTGAGGCTCATAACGAACATTCGGCTAAGCCGTTCCGCTGGAGCAAAACGGCTGAGTCGATTATCAGCTCCGTGCATCGAGCAAAGCTGGCTGTAATTCGGAATGAGTTATTGGATTAACCAGACAGGCCACTAGGCGGCACTATCACGCACTCGCTGCCCTACAACTCCCAGGCCCGTGGCGTGATCGAGCGCCCACACAAAACCATCCTGGTACGCCTGGCCAAGACCTACGACAGCTACATCGGTGCCGACATGGATAAGGACGCGGCCACCCGCGTGCATCGTTTGTCGCGCAAGCAACTGACTCAGGGCATTCAGCCAACACAGATACCCACCTTTGCGACGTTCTTCGCCGATCTGCAGAACGCCTTGGACGTCTACAACCACAACCCGAACCGGGGCTTGCCGAAAGTCCGCGACCTGGACACCGGACTGATGCGCCACCAAAGCCCGATGGATTCCTGGAAGTCCGCGCAGGCCGATGGCTGGGAGCCACTCAAGGCCGATGCAGACGTGGTGGCCAGCCTGGTGCGGCCGCAGGTGGTACGCACCACCAACCGCGCAGAAGTGCGCATCTTTGGGGGCATCTACTTCCTACGCGAGCTGGAAGAGTTCCACGGCGAAGAGGTGCGTGTCGCTTACGACTTCCGAGATGCCAGCCGCGTTTGGGTGCACACCCTCGACGGCGACTTGATCGGGGAGGCCTTGTTGGGCGGCAACGCCAGTCAAGCCATGCCGCAGAGCTTGCTGGATAAAGCCGGCGAGAAGCGCGAGAAGAACCAACTGGCGCGCATCGTCAAGAAGGCTAAGACCCTGACCGGGCAGGACGTCGAGCTGCGTGTAGTGCCAAAGGCAGCGAAACCCGCCGATCTGACACTTGAGCAGCTTGAAGAAGCTCGCACCTACGCGGCTCTGGCAATGGAAAAACAGGATGCTCAGTTCCAAGTGCCCGGCGATGCCATGGCCCGCTACCGCCTTTGGGAAAAGCTCGATGGCCGCCAGGCCGCTGGCGGCGAACTGACCGACGACGAAGCCCGCTGGCACGCCAACTACCCCAAACACCAAGACTTCAAATCAATTCAACGCATGTATGAATTCGCGGACGAACAGGCCCGCGCTTGACCAAGGGAGCTACAAAAAAATGAGCAACTCTAAAATCGTACCTTTGACCAATGTGGGCCTGCTGGCCAGCGCCATCGACCGTGCCGTGCAGCGTCCACGCGGCCTGCCTGGTTTGGTTGTGATGTATGGCCCAACCGGTTTGGGCAAAAGCGTGGCGGCGGCCTATGCCGCCAACATGCACCGCGCCTACTACGTCGAGTGCCGCGATACCTGGACGAAAAAAGCCTTTCTGCTGGCCATCCTGCGCGACATGGGCATCGTTCCAGGCCGCACCCTGAGCGAGATGGTTGACCAGATCGCCGAGCAGCTCAGCCGTAGTGGTCGCCCACTGATTGTTGATGACGTGCAGTACCTCCTCGACAAAGCCGCCGCCAACGTACTGACCGATCTGTACAACGCCAGCCAGGGCACCATTGTGCTGATTGGTGAAGAGCGTGTGCCCGCCAGCCTGTCCAAGCTGGAGCGCCTAGACAGCCGGGTGCTGGAATGGGTGCCAGCGCAGCCCGCTACCGTTGAAGACATGCAGCAGCTTGCCCGCGCCAGTTACCCGCACGTAACCATGGCCGACGACCTGCTAGCCGCGCTGCAAAGTGAGGTTAAAGGTTGCCTACGCCGCGTAGCGGTCAACCTGTACCGCGTCCACAACGAAGCCCAGGCCATGGGGCTGGACAGCATCGACCTTGCCACCTGGGGTAAGCGCGATTGGTTTACCGGCCAAGCCCCGACTCGGAGGGCTGCTTGATGGCTACAGGACGCAAGCCGGCTGACCTGCAAATGCTGGGAGGCAAAAGCAACCGCCAGCGTATTTGGGAAGCCCTGCGCGAGCGCCGTGATGGTGCCAGCGTGTACAGCCTGGCCCGCGCAGCGAAGGTTGAAGACGACACCGTTCTGACCTTCCTGCGCTGCCTGATTGCCGGTGGCTACGTGCTGAAAAACGGCAAAACCTATGCGGCTGCTACCTACACCTTGCAAAAGGACGTAGGGGCAGAAGCGCCAAAGCTCAACCGCGACGGCACGCTCAACACGCAAGGCCAAGGCGTTGAGGCCATGTGGCGCGGCCTGCGCATTCTGCGTGAAGTGGACGCCCGCGATCTGGTGCAAAGCACCGCTGCCTGTGGTGAGGCCGTTAGCCTGAGCACGGCCAGGTCTTACCTACAGTGGCTGCACAAAGCCGAGTACCTGGTAATGGTCGTGGTCGGCAAGCCGGGCACTCCCGCCACCATGGCGCGCTACCGCCTGGCCCATGGTGCCGACACCGGCCCGCGCCCGCCGATGATCCCGCGCGTTGGTCAGGTGTTCGATCCCAACCTGGGCGAAGTGATTTATCGCCAGCCAGTCGAGGTGGACGAATGAACGCCGCCCGCCTGGAAGCCTGGGGCGAACAGCCCCCGCTGTTTGTGCAACTGCTGGGTGCCGAAGTGGCCCGCAGCAACATGACCAAAACCGGCCAGCGCATTGGCATGAGCCGCACTGCTGTGAGCCTGGTGCTTGCCAACCGTTACCCGTCACCCAGCACGGCCGGCGTTGAGCGCCGCGTGATGGATGTACTGGGCCGCTTGGAGTGCGTCGCCCTGGGCGAAGTGGTCACTGCCTCGGAGTGCCAAAGCTACCGCGAAAAAGCAGCGCCAACGCACAACCCGATGGCCATGCAGCACTGGCGCGCCTGCCAGCACTGCCCAAACAACCCCAACTGCAACGCCAAGGAGAACGCACATGCACGCATCCACTGAACGGCCGTTGAAAGTGCTTACCCCACAACTGGCTGACCGCCTGCGCGTGTTCAACAGCGCCAGCCGCACCTTGCAGGCCATGGGTATTCGCCTGCACCGCATCGACCCGGTAGCGAACCTGCTGGTGGTCGGCCCCGAAGATGGCCAGCGCCTCCTGCGCGACCGCCTGACCGAGGGCTATCAGCGCCACCCATCGGCGGGCAGCACCCGTTTCACCGTGATGTTCCAGGGCGTGTCCTTGGAGTGGCGCGAGCCCATTAGGGATCCTCTGAAGTAGCCATGCATTTCTGGCTGACGTCAGCCTCTGCTGATTTCGAAAGTGATAAATCGATCAAAAACGATCAGATTACCGGCTCATTTCTGTGTTTTTAGCCGCCGCGAGCACCTCGCGGCAGCCATTTCCAGCATTACGGGCGCACCTCTCCTGCATTCGTCAGTAAATGTCGGCGCGCCATCCACAGATTTGACAGCGCGAATAAAGTCACCAGTTGC
Encoded here:
- a CDS encoding DNA-binding protein, encoding MRKWFTAQELAGLPGLPTTDRNVRLMAEREGWEGQRRIGSKAVEYSFAVLPAEAQAGILARLVQQEQPQEAPKPTAPHSLISPKRDGLSASRLNDDQRSVMSARVSFVREIERMSQVVSQQRAILTLVGLARDGQLSPYLAERVERANDRKSADRSLSERPLKRWLADYRKHGEVALAPIRRKQDVTMPSWAPLFLKHYQRPQKPSVVAAYEAFSAEYPGAPGIHAIRRYLAKLSPQQREHGRMGAHAIKSLKAMKRRAADTLWPNDVWVADGHTFDAEVINPLTGQIFRPEVTLIIDWGTRRIVGFSVNLAESTIATLDAIRDSVSRCGMYKVFYVDNGSGFDNAVVYEVNDRLVSCL
- a CDS encoding IS630 family transposase, coding for MARPAAPFFLSPSDADMLQGWLRMGSLPQSIGQRARILLLLANGLTPKEISEQLQVSAPVVFKWRKRYQETGLEGLSDLRRSGAPRKLNEAKIKEILTLTTQRVPREATHWSLRLMAKYAGVSIWQVAQVWAAADLKPHRLKTFKISNDPHFADKVVDVVGLYLNPPDNALVLSVDEKTQIQALDRTQPMLPLKPGQIERRTHDYKRHGTASLYAAFDILTGKVIGRITQRHRAKEFLEFLRQIDRSTPAELDLHVILDNSSTHKTAAVREWLEKHPRFKLHFTPTSASWLNAVEGWFAQLERRALYRDAFSSVADLRAAIRRFIEAHNEHSAKPFRWSKTAESIISSVHRAKLAVIRNELLD
- a CDS encoding Mu transposase C-terminal domain-containing protein is translated as MIERPHKTILVRLAKTYDSYIGADMDKDAATRVHRLSRKQLTQGIQPTQIPTFATFFADLQNALDVYNHNPNRGLPKVRDLDTGLMRHQSPMDSWKSAQADGWEPLKADADVVASLVRPQVVRTTNRAEVRIFGGIYFLRELEEFHGEEVRVAYDFRDASRVWVHTLDGDLIGEALLGGNASQAMPQSLLDKAGEKREKNQLARIVKKAKTLTGQDVELRVVPKAAKPADLTLEQLEEARTYAALAMEKQDAQFQVPGDAMARYRLWEKLDGRQAAGGELTDDEARWHANYPKHQDFKSIQRMYEFADEQARA
- a CDS encoding AAA family ATPase; the encoded protein is MSNSKIVPLTNVGLLASAIDRAVQRPRGLPGLVVMYGPTGLGKSVAAAYAANMHRAYYVECRDTWTKKAFLLAILRDMGIVPGRTLSEMVDQIAEQLSRSGRPLIVDDVQYLLDKAAANVLTDLYNASQGTIVLIGEERVPASLSKLERLDSRVLEWVPAQPATVEDMQQLARASYPHVTMADDLLAALQSEVKGCLRRVAVNLYRVHNEAQAMGLDSIDLATWGKRDWFTGQAPTRRAA